One window of the Cryptomeria japonica chromosome 7, Sugi_1.0, whole genome shotgun sequence genome contains the following:
- the LOC131045048 gene encoding protein NODULATION SIGNALING PATHWAY 2 produces MELCLETRFNIQHLILYPSMGLDLMTFDDFLFCEPEGMITQFNDMSTENSFSYSGTDVSDISSCCTEAYQQGFVNSEDANNFMNFALDFEDPVLAEPVELLETPQVILPWQILDEAESSRFTVENLLKAWAEALEREAWELLKVISNRLQRRVSVTGTHLERAAHYFVNSPNPPEAPESAGQRLVEEICKEASATAFQALYELFPYARFAHFTANQSILECFASSNAKKIHIVDFDVREGLQWPPLMEALAAQNGKRSLQLLRITAVKWEDDAGVGFKAAKATARRLSGAAAALGIPFMYEEIRLQDLRQRLLWEEPGNCLAFNMMLDLPHMPCQRSEEEALKFLSLARQLPHPPAILTSASPVIQDGHVSDTVDYFCAMLESLEFGLPGEGLAMATRVMEHIFIAPKIRSRVSASHGKRLMEDKLQSKCGFSGAGVETSEEKMGQAWEVVGLNRGSQNYTVENYKNEIILKWRNTPLVSFSAWRYFV; encoded by the coding sequence ATGGAGCTCTGTTTGGAAACACGATTTAATATCCAACATCTGATTCTCTACCCATCAATGGGACTCGACCTCATGACCTTCGATGATTTCCTGTTTTGTGAGCCGGAAGGCATGATCACTCAGTTCAATGACATGTCTACGGAGAACAGTTTTTCTTATAGCGGAACCGACGTAAGTGACATTAGTTCATGCTGTACAGAGGCTTATCAGCAGGGCTTTGTAAATTCTGAGGATGCTaataatttcatgaattttgccttgGATTTCGAAGATCCAGTACTAGCAGAGCCTGTGGAATTACTTGAAACTCCTCAAGTAATTCTTCCCTGGCAAATTCTTGACGAAGCGGAGAGCAGCAGATTTACCGTGGAAAATCTGTTGAAAGCCTGGGCCGAGGCTCTGGAAAGGGAGGCGTGGGAATTGCTCAAAGTCATTAGTAATCGTCTTCAACGGAGGGTTTCGGTTACCGGAACTCACTTGGAGAGAGCTGCGCACTACTTTGTTAACAGTCCGAACCCTCCGGAGGCGCCGGAAAGTGCAGGACAGAGGCTAGTGGAAGAGATCTGTAAGGAGGCCTCTGCAACGGCGTTTCAGGCGCTTTATGAGCTCTTCCCTTACGCAAGGTTCGCTCATTTTACGGCGAACCAGAGCATCCTGGAATGTTTTGCTTCGAGCAATGCTAAGAAAATCCATATCGTTGATTTTGATGTAAGGGAGGGTTTGCAGTGGCCTCCATTAATGGAAGCTCTGGCCGCTCAGAACGGGAAAAGATCGTTGCAACTGCTTCGCATAACGGCAGTGAAATGGGAGGACGACGCCGGCGTGGGATTCAAAGCGGCGAAAGCGACTGCTCGCAGGCTTTCCGGTGCTGCTGCGGCTCTCGGAATCCCCTtcatgtatgaggaaatcagattACAAGACCTCCGGCAGCGTCTTCTGTGGGAGGAGCCTGGAAATTGCCTGGCATTCAATATGATGCTCGATTTGCCACATATGCCGTGCCAGCGAAGCGAAGAGGAAGCGCTCAAGTTTCTGTCACTGGCCCGCCAGTTGCCCCACCCGCCGGCAATTCTGACGTCAGCATCGCCAGTTATCCAGGATGGCCACGTCAGCGACACGGTGGATTACTTCTGCGCTATGCTGGAATCTCTGGAATTCGGGCTGCCCGGCGAGGGTTTGGCAATGGCCACACGTGTGATGGAGCACATCTTCATCGCTCCCAAGATCCGGTCGAGGGTTTCGGCTTCGCACGGCAAAAGATTAATGGAGGACAAACTTCAGAGTAAGTGCGGATTCAGCGGCGCAGGTGTTGAGACGAGCGAAGAGAAGATGGGGCAGGCTTGGGAAGTGGTCGGATTGAACAGAGGATCGCAGAATTACACAGTAGAAAACTACAAGAATGAAATTATTCTGAAATGGCGTAATACGCCTCTGGTGTCCTTTTCCGCGTGGAGATATTTTGTATAA